The following proteins come from a genomic window of Ictalurus furcatus strain D&B chromosome 14, Billie_1.0, whole genome shotgun sequence:
- the si:ch211-272n13.3 gene encoding ankyrin repeat domain-containing protein 26 isoform X3, which translates to MKKIFHFTKRRKGSPSASETASVLSVGYDLKEKDLGKVHKAAFTGDVAKLKQLTKKNDLNQLDKENRTALHIACVHGHTEVVQYLVENKVKLNLCDNQNRSALMKAVQCQQDRCVSILLEHEADPNLVDINGNTALHLAARIPSLPVALNLLEHEANINAQNKEGNTPLILSVEENHAEMAEFLLKEGADVNLQNQECRTPLLIAACNGQISMVRLLLQYNADITVKDNKGWSSDDYAVMNGHHACSHLIIEHGTKRKPLQSPSHLAFNKNKQSSLLGSPEAGFALGGPTLGKDGGSAKEEGKDTEDNSHADSISRASKSGPADSWPSTDDDDDDDEELDLGPKKPQKLNLKKLMSASKIEGKRFAVVQDPDKSWSGTESEPISEGNAVEPMAFPGSSSSTQHPVTPKPISFSNLPQMTSTPLISSQKEIEEKSSSEDEYEEEDMDEECDDIQNERSDVDNLQKTETSKKRDFLSELGIEKEDEEDSPWDSESGSDSPSKKDQSGLNSPTKSHKPMSSIREESSEALHYIPSFLRGSKHSSVFRSVAWPGGQKAVVLRTSQEEEDNSDEEKLEKQHKLLHREPVSVLNKLLESKDTRKRTDVMEELGLGDVDDLEDASDWDSASTTSKASKNLPVYKPEEELASETPLPLPVVQEQEHPRASVAETQGAANTKNEEGKESSLLRTRPLPSPRSFKPLTSTQPQPQPQPQTHIHKESIKKPMSDEESDWDTDNTSSRAKLTTPLPNIVETETGTVSPPEEDRESDHSSEANEHPEEERETLDALEIDVSSPYQLAPSESQTTEVGENEEDKEKQEDVENTSFHETTWEQRYEKIWVEIEKKETKSQYKNVAAELKERFGEIEQKAQSETAQDQEAKEEKEEGNEDIKKDVPVGASEEDSSEDEEELIVRPTTRARSVQLLPIPEQRESGQEESYSEDLPNNDFAKHKDIQQHSLETLNETAHETLSSSYQRSGYSADAFSNISENIENLRLAHSGDLETPFAMNQESSQEAGISPLHLVREPRILPSIPDAVSCNSEELVEEGLQRSINEGSVAKAGVMRGESKSSVLWKTHGSGKQSDIDQEKGKKADTNPDKPNPKQEGTCDSGSQQKDHVSPKWPTRSPRRKTTLLDDEEKRTMGSQGNLLRVPASKQSSDPCPVNHRNGGPLSVFDDSTLSEVSEDEGRSPSSRHRAEKKNGGELEIADDFEDLTQSSDTATEELDSATSGYFNASLLIKQLDTSSIDSVSMVKLQNMFHEYEHTIQKERNRHSRLADKVSQLEQERNELKLLLDESRESKSSLEHLRLELETDLNNFKFLLKQEQEKHQSASMLYDKTREQLFRKEEQHRDEAEERERAELKMRNLELEIRALMNNMKQLEEDRNETQRLLAHEQSARALQEDLLNSHLRKQQEIEEKNLRNVTKSNEATSQLTEASERERELQQQVCTLQEELSSVRAELEHFRSLSRQEESRLVDERDALRERLEDARRDLKLNDETLAQTVFQYNGQLSTLKSECTLLSTKLEHERQVRQQLETEAETSKTRLQAALQETERCQAARAETERTLQREREQHQRSEEKRTSESSSQRDTIQSLSQKLSEVEARANSLENEWHRATLSVAEKSAMFETAAREREQARARLEELEGTLQSERDRASRAVARQDAMQERLAQAQSEGALLRQQLEEAQNRGTAKEQAVTDAQECFTQALSQLRANGEERVQLVEERSKELATKNAELREQNYRLEQEKADRESSLRQLQQDLADSLKKLSMCEASLEVNTRYRNDLEEEKARTQKDMDRLRGKLQESEENNIQVERRVNTLMGTLDEKERDLICTGQKLQEVLAATTRSEQTIKQLEEAVQRLEIENARLEATAKQQNNRIEILQKEAQEATAVRNQLENLVTNLQSSKMTLEDQLSREVQKQSMLSHNAHDSQALWEEELKNRSRFGLRLAELEKEKGELSNQMELERKKAKKIAEQKKAVDARLDQEMKRNTELQKEMYRLRTLVKTAKKKLREQNGGELGSPLGSLRGELSYRQNETEGAVSRMKIKVDELQVQLEREALRCSKLEDMNRELKEQLSSLKSLGRSHERLERSKQQLEEEVTGLRRRMEAGVMDQSQAEQFRRETEERARQEIRHKLDEINLFLQTQAASQEALEQMKAANEASQRAELEQRIRELEADLSRAHTTQQDSLLQRDSSRTELERYRQLYTDELRLRKSLANKLERSNERLAEANAKLLSERQRSKSLLGSSIINGSLGGPALDTHPSLGRLGLGASLLSPVGEQHTNRVETYLAKMQSELEKNISKELDYGTSELEGASTRMSPVGSACSSQKNLNSNLIVEPQDKLSRATQQYLEVLKKNYMI; encoded by the exons atgaagaaaatttTCCATTTCACCAAAAGAAGAAAAGGCTCTCCAAGTGCGTCTGAAACAGCCAGTGTGCTTTCTGTTGGCTATGACCTGAAGGAGAAAGACTTGGGCAAGGTGCATAAAGCTGCATTCACTGGAGACGTGGCTAAACTCAAACAACTCACCAAAAAGAACGACTTAAATCAGCTTGATAAAGAGAACAG AACTGCACTACATATAGCCTGCGTTCATGGACACACAGAAGTGGTTCAGTATTTGGTGGAAAACAAAGTTAAACTCAACCTATGTGACAATCAGAACCGCTCCGCCTTAATGAAG GCTGTGCAGTGCCAGCAGGATCGCTGTGTGTCCATCCTTCTGGAGCATGAGGCAGATCCCAACTTGGTGGATATCAACGGGAACACAGCGTTGCACTTGGCTGCCCGCATCCCCTCGCTGCCTGTGGCACTGAACCTCCTTGAACACGAGGCGAACATCAATGCCCAGAACAAG GAAGGCAATACTCCCTTGATATTGTCAGTGGAAGAAAATCATGCAGAGATGGCTGAATTTTTACTTAAGGAAGGGGCAGATGTTAATCTCCAAAACCAGGAGTGCCG AACCCCTTTACTGATTGCTGCTTGCAATGGCCAAATCAGTATGGTGCGACTGCTTTTGCAGTACAATGCTGATATCACTGTGAAGGATAATAAAGGATGGTCATCTGACGACTATGCTGTAATGAATGGGCATCATGC TTGTTCACATCTAATCATTGAGCATGGGACGAAGCGGAAGCCCTTGCAGTCACCCTCCCATCTTGCcttcaataaaaataagcagAGTTCATTATTGGGCAGTCCTGAGGCCGGCTTTGCTCTCGGAGGTCCAACTCTAGGGAAAGATG GAGGAAGTGCAAAAGAAGAAGGGAAAG ATACAGAGGACAATTCACATGCAGACTCCATCAGTAG AGCATCAAAAAGTGGTCCTGCTGATTCCTGGCCCTctacagatgatgatgatgatgacgatgaagaGCTTGACCTGGGCCCAAAG AAACCTCAAAAGCTAAACTTGAAGAAACTCATGAGTGCCTCCAAAATCGAGGGGAAAAGAT TCGCTGTGGTCCAGGATCCAGATAAATCCTGGAGTGGCACTGAGTCCGAGCCTATCAGCGAGGGCAATGCAGTAGAACCCATGGCTTTCCCTGGTAGCAGTTCCTCCACCCAGCATCCTGTAACCCCTAAACCTATCTCCTTTTCCAACCTTCCCCAGATGACCTCCACCCCCCTCATCAGCTCCCAAAAG GAAATCGAGGAAAAGTCATCTtcagaagatgaatatgaggAAGAGGATATGGATGAAGAATGTGATGACATACAAAATGAAAGATCAGATGTTGACAATCTACAAAAGACAGAAACTTCTAAGAAGAGGG ATTTTTTGTCAGAGTTAGGAATTgaaaaagaagatgaagaggatTCACCTTGGGACTCAGAG TCTGGCTCAGACAGCCCGAGCAAAAAGGATCAAAGTGGGCTGAACTCCCCAACCAAGTCACATAAACCCATGTCCAGTATTCGTGAGGAGAGCAGTGAAG CCCTGCATTATATTCCATCTTTCTTAAGAGGATCGAAGCACAGTAGTGTATTCAGGAGTGTTGCTTGGCCTGGAGGTCAGAAGGCAGTGG TTTTAAGGACTAGTCAGGAAGAGGAGGATAACAGCGATGAAGAGAAATTGGAAAAGCAG cacaaaCTGCTTCATAGGGAGCCAGTATCAGTGCTGAATAAACTGCTGGAGTCTAAAGATACTAGAAAAAGGACCG ATGTAATGGAGGAACTTGGTTTAGGAGATGTTGATGATCTTGAAG ATGCTTCAGACTGGGACTCAGCAAGTACTACCAGTAAAGCCAGTAAAAACCTGCCAGTCTATAAACCCGAGGAAGAGTTAGCGAGTGAAACCCCATTGCCTCTGCCGGTCGTCCAAGAGCAGGAACATCCAAGAGCATCTGTTGCAGAAACACAGGGAGCTGCCAACACAAAAaatgaagaaggaaaagaatCTTCCCTTTTAAGAACTCGTCCATTGCCAAGTCCACGCTCATTCAAACCTCTTACCAGCACACAGCCCCAACCTCAACCCCaacctcaaacacacattcacaaggAGTCTATTAAGAAACCAATGAGTGATGAAG AGTCAGACTGGGACACAGACAACACCTCCAGTCGTGCAAAGTTGACAACTCCACTGCCAAACATTGTTGAGACTGAAACAGGTACAG TGTCACCACcggaggaagacagagagagtgaccATAGCTCAGAGGCCAATGAACATCCCGAAGAG gagagagagacattagaTGCACTTGAGATAGATGTAAGTAGTCCATATCAGCTAGCCCCCTCTGAATCCCAGACCACTGAGGTAGGAGAGAATGAAGAGGATAAAGAAAAGCAAGAAGATGTAGAAAATACATCTTTCCATGAGACTACCTGGGAGCAACGCTATGAGAAAATCTGGGTGGAAATTGAGAAAAAGGAGACAAAATCCCAATACAAAAACGTAGCCGCTGAGCTTAAAGAAAGGTTTGGAGAGATAGAGCAGAAAGCGCAAAGTGAGACTGCCCAGGACCAAGAGgcgaaggaagaaaaagaagaaggaaatgaAGATATAAAAAAAGACGTTCCTGTGGGTGCATCTGAAGAAGACTCCAGTGAAGACGAGGAAGAGTTGATAGTGCGACCCACTACACGGGCTAGGAGTGTTCAACTGCTGCCTATTCCTGAGCAGAGGGAGTCTGGACAAGAGGAATCCTACTCTGAGGATCTTCCCAATAACGATTTTGCCAAACACAAAGATATCCAGCAACATTCTTTAGAGACTCTGAATGAAACTGCTCACGAAACACTAAGCAGCTCTTACCAAAGGTCTGGCTATAGTGCAGACGCTTTCTCTAATATAAGTGAAAATATAGAGAACTTAAGATTGGCTCACTCGGGTGATCTCGAAACTCCATTTGCTATGAACCAAGAATCTTCTCAGGAAGCTGGGATTAGTCCGCTGCATTTGGTTCGGGAGCCGAGGATCCTTCCTTCTATCCCAGATGCAGTCTCTTGCAACTCAGAGGAATTGGTTGAGGAGGGCCTACAGAGGTCCATAAACGAG GGTAGTGTGGCAAAGGCTGGTGTCATGAGAGGAGAATCTAAATCCAGTGTCTTATGGAAGACTCATGGCTCTGGTAAACAATCTGACATTGACCAAGAAAAAGGCAAGAAAGCAGACACCAACCCTGACAAGCCAAACCCTAAACAGGAAGGGACTTGTGATAGTGGATCTCAACAGAAGGATCATGTTTCACCAAAATGGCCAACAAGAAGCCCAAGGAG GAAGACAACACTGCTTGATGATGAGGAGAAGAGAACTATGGGTAGCCAGGGGAACCTGCTACGTGTTCCTGCCTCAAAGCAGTCTAGCGATCCCTGCCCTGTGAACCATCGTAATGGAGGCCCCCTGTCTGTGTTTGATGATAGTACTTTAAGTGAGGTGTCAGAAGATGAAGGAAG GTCTCCATCCTCACGACATAGGGCTGAGAAAAAG AATGGTGGAGAGTTGGAAATAGCAGATGACTTTGAAGACCTCACACAGTCGTCCGACACAGCTACTGAAGAGCTGGACTCTGCTACATCAGGCTACTTTAATGCCTCTCTGCTCATCAAGCAGCTGGATACCAGCTCTATAG ATTCAGTGAGCATGGTGAAGTTGCAGAACATGTTCCATGAGTATGAGCACACCATCCAGAAGGAACGCAACAGACACAGCCGACTAGCTGATAAGGTTTCTCAACTGGAGCAGGAGCGGAATGAGCTCAAACTCCTGCTGGATGAGAGCAGAGAGAGCAAGTCCAGCCTGGAGCACCTCCGATTAGAGCTGGAGACAGACCTCAACAACTTCAA GTTTCTGCTGAAGCAGGAACAGGAGAAGCACCAGAGTGCTTCTATGCTGTATGATAAGACCCGGGAGCAGTTGTTTAGGAAAGAGGAACAGCACCGAGACGAGgcagaggagagggagagagcggaGCTCAAAATGAGAAACCTGGAACTAGAGATTAGGGCCCTGATGAACAACATGAAGCAG TTGGAAGAAGACAGGAATGAAACCCAGCGTCTTTTGGCCCATGAGCAAAGTGCTCGAGCCTTACAGGAGGACCTGCTGAATAGTCACCTGCGCAAGCAGCAGGAAATTGAAGAGAAGAACCTTAGAAATGTCACCAAGAGCAACGAG GCCACATCCCAGCTAACCGAAGCCAGTGAGCGTGAGAGGGAGCTGCAGCAGCAGGTCTGCACTTTGCAGGAGGAGCTGAGCTCAGTGCGGGCTGAGCTGGAGCACTTTCGTTCACTCAGCCGGCAGGAGGAGAGCAGACTGGTCGATGAGAGAGACGCGCTGCGGGAGAGACTAGAGGATGCTCGACGTGACCTAAAGCTAAATGATGAGACCCTAGCTCAGACTGTCTTCCAGTACAACGGGCAGTTGAGCACCCTGAAGTCAGAGTGTACACTGCTCAGCACCAAACTGGAGCACGAGAGGCAGGTGCGCCAACAGCTGGAGACTGAGGCTGAGACCAGCAAAACACGGCTCCAGGCAGCCCTGCAGGAGACTGAGCGGTgtcag GCGGCGCGTGCAGAGACAGAGCGCACTCTGCAGCGCGAGCGTGAACAGCATCAGCGATCTGAAGAGAAGCGGACATCAGAATCCAGCTCGCAGCGTGACACCATCCAGTCACTTTCTCAGAAGCTGAGTGAGGTCGAGGCCCGCGCCAACAGCCTGGAGAATGAGTGGCACAGAGCCACTCTGAGCGTGGCTGAGAAGAGTGCGATGTTCGAGACGGCAGCTCGCGAACGGGAACAGGCCCGTGCACGGCTCGAAGAGCTGGAGGGGACGCTGCAGAGCGAGCGTGATCGGGCCAGCCGTGCCGTCGCTAGACAGGATGCCATGCAGGAGAGGCTGGCACAGGCACAGAGCGAGGGTGCCCTGCTCAGGCAGCAGTTGGAGGAGGCACAGAACAGGGGCACAGCCAAGGAGCAGGCTGTTACGGACGCGCAGGAGTGCTTCACTCAAGCGCTCAGCCAGCTGCGTGCCAACGGTGAGGAGAGAGTGCAGCTGGTTGAGGAGAGGAGCAAAGAGCTGGCAACCAAAAACGCAGAGCTCCGAGAGCAAAACTACAGACTAGAGCAGGAGAAAGCTGATAGAGAG AGCTCTCTGAGGCAGCTTCAACAGGATCTGGCTGACTCTCTAAAGAAGCTGTCCATGTGTGAGGCGTCTCTGGAGGTGAACACTCGGTACCGCAATGACCTGGAGGAAGAGAAAGCGCGCACTCAGAAGGACATGGACAGACTCAGGGGAAAG CTTCAGGAGAGTGAGGAAAACAACATTCAGGTGGAAAGGCGCGTTAACACTTTGATGGGCACTTTGGATGAGAAGGAGCGGGACCTCATCTGCACTGGTCAGAAACTCCAGGAGGTGCTCGCTGCTACAACACGTTCAGAACAAACCATTAAACAACTAGAGGAGGCAGTACAGAG ATTGGAGATTGAGAACGCCAGACTAGAGGCAACAGCAAAACAACAGAATAACCGCATTGAAATCCTCCAAAAAGAAGCTCAGGAAGCTACTGCT GTGCGAAATCAATTGGAGAATTTAGTCACAAATTTGCAAAGCAGCAAAATGACACTAGAGGATCAGCTCAGTCGTGAG GTCCAGAAGCAAAGTATGCTTTCCCACAATGCCCATGACTCTCAGGCCCTGTGGGAAGAGGAGCTGAAGAATCGATCACGGTTTGGTCTCCGACTGGCTGAActggaaaaagagaaaggagagCTCAGCAACCAG ATGGAGCTAGAAAGGAAGAAAGCCAAAAAGATAGCAGAGCAGAAGAAGGCCGTCGATGCCCGACTGGACCaagagatgaagagaaacaCTGAACTACAGAAAGAAATGTACAG gttgCGGACTCTGGTGAAGACTGCTAAGAAGAAGCTGCGGGAGCAGAATGGAGGAGAGCTGGGTTCTCCTCTGGGCAGTCTGAGAGGAGAGCTGTCctacagacagaatgagacGGAGGGAGCCGTCAGCAGGATGAAGATAAAA GTGGATGAGCTGCAAGTGCAGTTGGAGAGGGAGGCGTTACGCTGCTCCAAGCTGGAAGACATGAACCGGGAGCTGAAGGAGCAGCTCAGCTCTCTGAAGAGCCTGGGTCGCAGTCACGAGCGTCTGGAGCGCAGTAAGCAGCAGCTGGAAGAGGAGGTGACAGGCCTGCGCAGGAGGATGGAGGCAGGAGTCATGGACCAGAGCCAAGCCGAGCAATTCCGCAGGGAGACGGAGGAGAGAGCCAGACAGGAGATACGGCATAAACTAGATGAGATCAACCTCTTCCTGCAG